A part of Candidatus Moraniibacteriota bacterium genomic DNA contains:
- a CDS encoding four helix bundle protein, which translates to MRKDFLQFLRIAYGSGAELETQLEISFRLNLIEKGEYQKTASLLGEVMKMLNSMISKLSKK; encoded by the coding sequence ATTCGAAAAGATTTTCTTCAATTTCTTCGTATCGCCTATGGATCCGGAGCGGAGCTTGAGACACAACTCGAAATTTCATTTCGTTTGAATCTAATCGAAAAAGGGGAATACCAAAAAACGGCTTCTCTTCTTGGAGAAGTTATGAAAATGCTCAATTCTATGATTTCCAAACTGAGCAAAAAGTAG